A DNA window from Mesorhizobium sp. C432A contains the following coding sequences:
- a CDS encoding CBS domain-containing protein: MTVKAILERKGHDVFTLGPNVKLSEAIRILADHKIGALVITNGDRKIVGILSERDIVRVVAREGAAALDITVRSAMTPKVKICNENHTVNEVMEIMTKGRFRHLPVEKDGLLDGIVSIGDVVKRRIEDVEREADEIRAYIATA; encoded by the coding sequence ATGACGGTTAAGGCAATTCTCGAGAGAAAAGGCCATGACGTGTTCACGCTCGGGCCGAATGTAAAGCTCAGCGAAGCCATTCGAATCCTGGCCGACCACAAGATCGGTGCACTGGTCATCACCAACGGCGATCGCAAGATCGTCGGCATCCTTTCCGAGCGTGACATCGTGCGGGTCGTCGCCAGGGAAGGCGCTGCCGCACTTGATATAACGGTACGCTCGGCGATGACGCCGAAAGTGAAGATCTGCAACGAGAACCACACGGTCAACGAGGTGATGGAGATCATGACCAAAGGCCGTTTCCGCCATCTGCCGGTGGAAAAGGACGGGCTGCTCGACGGCATCGTGTCGATCGGCGACGTGGTCAAGCGCCGCATCGAGGATGTCGAGCGCGAGGCCGACGAAATCAGGGCCTATATCGCAACGGCCTGA
- a CDS encoding rhomboid family intramembrane serine protease — protein MSEPAGPLETEQTAEAPPPRREPVFNLPPAVLAVIGICVAVFLLQQYVLTEEQQITLLTDGAFIPVLYTGQYGFDWFLFTRPFTYAFMHGGVAHIAINMVALAAFGSPLANRLGWFWFALFFAATGLAAVVLFWAVHPYGEAPLVGASGAISGMMGAAARFGFRTDRSSGRAAFAGPVLPIAVVLRMRGVVNFLGAWMVINLATGLYGLGLGEPGQIAWEAHIGGLVAGFFGLRWFDRRWRAPEWEIPDDQRTPH, from the coding sequence ATGAGCGAACCGGCCGGCCCCCTGGAGACCGAACAGACCGCGGAGGCGCCGCCGCCGCGCCGCGAGCCGGTGTTCAACCTGCCACCGGCGGTGCTGGCGGTGATCGGCATCTGCGTTGCCGTCTTCCTGCTGCAGCAATATGTGCTGACCGAAGAGCAGCAGATAACATTGCTCACCGACGGCGCCTTCATTCCGGTCCTCTACACCGGCCAATACGGTTTCGACTGGTTCCTCTTCACCCGTCCTTTCACCTATGCCTTCATGCATGGTGGCGTTGCCCACATTGCCATCAACATGGTTGCGCTGGCCGCCTTCGGGTCGCCGCTGGCCAACCGTCTCGGCTGGTTCTGGTTCGCCTTGTTTTTCGCCGCCACCGGGCTGGCCGCGGTGGTGCTGTTCTGGGCGGTCCATCCATACGGCGAAGCACCGCTGGTCGGCGCTTCCGGGGCGATATCGGGCATGATGGGTGCGGCGGCTCGCTTCGGGTTCCGTACCGACCGCTCCTCCGGCAGGGCGGCCTTTGCCGGTCCCGTGCTGCCGATCGCAGTCGTTTTGCGCATGCGCGGCGTCGTCAATTTTCTCGGCGCCTGGATGGTCATCAATCTCGCCACCGGCCTTTACGGTCTCGGGCTCGGAGAACCCGGCCAGATCGCCTGGGAAGCGCACATTGGCGGCCTCGTCGCAGGCTTCTTCGGATTGCGCTGGTTCGACCGGCGCTGGCGGGCGCCTGAATGGGAGATCCCCGACGACCAGCGCACCCCCCACTAG
- a CDS encoding PAS domain-containing protein, translated as MNQNGSIALFHYWNRLRGGRPAPKRSEIEPADIKALLADTFILERDTRGEAVFRLAGTRLCAGYGRELKGFSFPSLWREKDQRLVSRLIHGVFEQKSVVLITYEGFSRSGRSNHFELLALPLDGGVENPRCLGVISAVEKPFWLGADPITDALIDAIHVIDPDKDPMFLKNRPEISVPSLAPELEAPETISALGRSRRIRHLVVFDGGREQ; from the coding sequence ATGAACCAGAACGGATCAATCGCGCTGTTCCATTATTGGAATCGCCTGCGTGGTGGACGTCCTGCCCCAAAGCGTTCGGAGATCGAACCTGCCGACATCAAGGCGCTTTTGGCCGACACCTTCATCCTGGAAAGGGATACGCGTGGCGAAGCGGTGTTCCGGCTTGCCGGCACCAGGCTTTGCGCCGGCTACGGCCGCGAGCTCAAGGGTTTTTCGTTCCCCTCGCTATGGCGTGAGAAGGACCAGCGGCTGGTGTCGCGCCTCATTCACGGGGTTTTCGAGCAGAAATCCGTGGTGCTGATCACTTATGAGGGGTTCAGCCGCAGCGGCCGTTCCAACCACTTCGAACTGCTTGCGCTGCCGCTCGATGGCGGCGTCGAGAACCCGCGCTGCCTCGGCGTCATCAGCGCCGTGGAAAAGCCGTTCTGGCTGGGCGCCGACCCGATCACCGATGCGCTGATCGATGCCATCCACGTCATCGATCCCGACAAGGACCCGATGTTCCTGAAAAACCGGCCGGAAATATCCGTTCCGTCGTTGGCTCCCGAACTCGAAGCGCCGGAGACCATCTCGGCGCTCGGTCGGTCGCGCCGTATCCGCCACCTCGTCGTGTTCGACGGCGGGCGCGAGCAATAG
- a CDS encoding PilZ domain-containing protein: protein MRSAAVEYAPSRAERRNFQRVRVKIYGRFMLEDRTEHPCQVVDMSPGNVALRTERVGMPGEKIIAYIDHIGRIEGVVTRTSQDGFAMTVIASDRKKDKLAAQLTWLANKHELDLPEDRRHERVAPRNPTSVLQLTDGRQYQCRIIDLSLSGAAVEIDVKPALGIQVMLGTMRGQVVRHFEDGVAIEFAVIQRPETLDSEFNAPRA from the coding sequence ATGAGGTCAGCGGCGGTCGAATACGCGCCGTCCCGCGCCGAAAGGCGTAACTTTCAGCGCGTCCGGGTCAAGATCTACGGGCGCTTCATGCTGGAGGACCGCACCGAACACCCTTGCCAGGTCGTCGATATGTCACCGGGCAATGTCGCGTTGCGCACCGAGCGCGTCGGCATGCCGGGCGAAAAAATCATTGCCTATATCGATCATATCGGCCGCATCGAGGGCGTGGTGACGCGCACTTCGCAGGACGGCTTTGCCATGACCGTCATTGCCTCGGATCGCAAGAAGGACAAACTGGCCGCGCAGTTGACCTGGCTCGCCAACAAGCATGAACTCGACCTGCCGGAAGACCGCCGCCACGAACGCGTGGCGCCGCGCAACCCGACAAGCGTGCTGCAGCTCACCGATGGGCGCCAGTATCAGTGCCGCATCATCGACCTGTCGCTATCGGGCGCGGCGGTCGAGATCGACGTCAAGCCGGCGCTCGGCATCCAGGTGATGCTAGGCACCATGCGTGGCCAGGTGGTGCGTCATTTCGAGGATGGCGTCGCCATCGAATTCGCCGTCATCCAACGCCCGGAAACGCTCGATTCCGAGTTCAACGCCCCGCGCGCCTGA
- a CDS encoding transglutaminase-like cysteine peptidase, with amino-acid sequence MAKTWGKLLLLAMAMQLSAWGTAQAAGPAYMHTGGRTTQPVGHYEFCQKLPQECAQRTPKQAPVELTRKLWAAIVDVNNSVNTRIVPRTDMEMWGKEEVWSYPDSGFGDCEDYALEKRRELMALGVPAGNLLMTVARQQNGDGHAVLTVRTSLGEFILDNLESKVLSWTDTDYTYLKRQSDQNSGVWVTINDGRADAVASVR; translated from the coding sequence ATGGCAAAGACGTGGGGCAAGCTGTTGCTCTTGGCAATGGCGATGCAGCTTTCCGCTTGGGGAACGGCGCAAGCAGCAGGACCGGCCTACATGCACACTGGCGGCCGCACGACACAGCCGGTCGGTCACTACGAATTCTGCCAGAAGCTGCCGCAGGAATGCGCTCAGCGCACGCCGAAGCAGGCGCCCGTCGAACTGACGCGCAAGCTGTGGGCGGCGATCGTCGACGTCAACAATTCTGTCAACACCCGGATCGTGCCGCGCACCGACATGGAAATGTGGGGCAAGGAAGAGGTCTGGTCCTATCCCGACAGCGGCTTCGGCGACTGCGAGGACTATGCGCTGGAGAAGCGCCGCGAATTGATGGCGCTTGGCGTTCCCGCCGGCAATCTCTTGATGACCGTAGCGCGCCAACAAAATGGCGACGGCCATGCGGTGCTGACCGTGCGCACCAGCCTCGGCGAGTTCATCCTCGACAATCTGGAGTCCAAGGTGCTGTCCTGGACCGACACCGACTACACCTACCTGAAGCGCCAGTCCGACCAGAATTCCGGCGTGTGGGTGACGATCAACGACGGCCGCGCCGACGCGGTTGCCAGCGTCCGCTAG
- a CDS encoding gamma carbonic anhydrase family protein, with translation MPTYAIDGKAPRFDDPDSNWIAPDATLIGDISVGRNAGFWFGVVIRGDNEAIVIGADSNVQEHTVMHTDPGFPLTIGQGCTIGHRALLHGCTIGDNSLIGMGAIVLNGARIGRNCLVGAGALVTEGKEFPDNCLIVGSPARVIRTLDDAAVARLRASAAHYVANGKRFKAGLKKA, from the coding sequence ATGCCGACCTATGCAATCGACGGAAAAGCGCCCCGTTTCGATGATCCCGACAGCAACTGGATCGCGCCGGACGCGACGTTGATCGGCGACATCAGCGTCGGTCGCAATGCCGGCTTCTGGTTTGGCGTGGTCATCCGCGGCGACAACGAGGCGATCGTCATCGGCGCCGACAGCAATGTCCAGGAACACACGGTGATGCACACCGATCCCGGTTTTCCCCTGACGATCGGGCAGGGCTGCACGATCGGCCACCGCGCCTTGCTGCATGGCTGCACGATCGGCGACAACAGCCTGATCGGCATGGGCGCCATAGTGCTCAACGGCGCCAGGATCGGCAGGAATTGCCTGGTCGGCGCCGGCGCGCTAGTCACCGAAGGCAAGGAGTTCCCCGACAATTGCCTGATCGTCGGCTCGCCCGCGCGGGTGATCAGGACGCTGGACGATGCCGCTGTCGCCAGGCTGCGCGCCTCGGCCGCGCACTATGTCGCCAACGGCAAGCGCTTCAAGGCCGGGCTGAAGAAGGCCTGA